From Caballeronia insecticola, a single genomic window includes:
- the mreD gene encoding rod shape-determining protein MreD — protein sequence MNRPQYILQPVNPYFITFSLAAAFLLNLVPWGRLVGVPDFVALVLLFWNVHQPRKVGMGIAFMLGLLMDVHNANLLGEHALAYTLLSYGAITIHRRVLWMALPVQTFVVAPLLVGAHLVPFVIRLMTGAAFPGWSYLVNGFVEALLWPIASFLLLIPQRRAADPDDTRPI from the coding sequence ATGAACCGCCCGCAATACATTCTTCAGCCGGTCAATCCGTACTTCATCACGTTCAGCCTCGCAGCCGCGTTTCTGCTGAATCTGGTGCCATGGGGACGGCTCGTCGGCGTACCGGATTTCGTCGCGCTGGTACTGTTGTTCTGGAACGTGCATCAGCCGCGCAAGGTCGGCATGGGCATCGCGTTCATGCTCGGCCTGCTCATGGACGTCCATAACGCGAATCTGCTCGGCGAGCACGCGCTGGCCTACACGCTGCTGTCCTACGGCGCGATCACCATCCACCGCCGCGTGCTGTGGATGGCCCTGCCCGTACAGACGTTCGTCGTGGCGCCGCTGCTGGTGGGGGCGCATCTCGTGCCGTTCGTGATCCGGCTGATGACGGGCGCCGCATTCCCCGGCTGGAGCTATCTCGTCAACGGCTTCGTGGAAGCGCTGCTGTGGCCGATCGCGAGCTTCCTGCTGTTGATACCGCAACGCCGCGCCGCCGACCCTGACGATACCCGTCCGATCTGA
- the mreC gene encoding rod shape-determining protein MreC, with protein sequence MEYSPPPLFKQGPSALARLIFFVVLAIALLVSDARFNTLEIARGMLGAGLYPLQRAALVPRDIFMGAADLAVTSANLRSENQKLADKNLQLSVKAGDAAQLATENAHLRALLNLQSRATTNETPAEIQYDTRDPFTQKVVIGKGSQQNIQDGAPVVTEDGVIGQVTRVFPMQSEVTLLTDKDQAVPVQIARTGLRSVIYGTPKGDTLDLRFVPISADVQAGDELVTSGLDGVYPPGLRVAKVLRVDKQADTAFARVVCVPIAAVRGARQLLVLHYNVNVPPNPIEVEAAAAAKEAKENKGKKKPAAKAAATAAGASGASAAVAGSAAVAGSAAVAGSAPAASSAPVAAAKPAEKPAAKAAAPKTASGAAAKPSRKAHMPKPASSGAAQ encoded by the coding sequence ATGGAATACAGTCCGCCGCCACTTTTCAAGCAAGGCCCATCCGCGCTCGCGCGTCTGATTTTCTTTGTGGTCCTCGCGATCGCATTGCTCGTTTCGGATGCCCGCTTCAACACGTTGGAAATCGCACGCGGCATGCTCGGCGCGGGGCTTTATCCATTGCAGCGCGCCGCGCTCGTGCCGCGCGACATCTTCATGGGCGCCGCGGATCTCGCCGTGACGAGCGCGAACCTGCGCAGCGAGAATCAGAAACTGGCTGACAAGAATCTGCAACTCTCCGTCAAAGCGGGCGACGCCGCGCAACTGGCCACCGAAAACGCGCATCTGCGCGCGTTGCTGAATCTGCAATCGCGCGCCACGACCAATGAAACGCCCGCCGAAATCCAGTACGACACGCGCGATCCGTTCACGCAGAAAGTCGTGATCGGCAAGGGTTCGCAACAGAACATCCAGGACGGCGCGCCGGTCGTCACCGAAGACGGCGTGATCGGTCAGGTGACGCGCGTCTTTCCGATGCAATCGGAAGTCACCTTGCTGACGGATAAAGATCAGGCGGTGCCGGTGCAGATCGCGCGCACGGGTTTGCGCAGCGTGATCTACGGCACGCCGAAGGGCGACACGCTCGATCTGCGCTTCGTGCCCATCAGCGCGGACGTGCAAGCCGGCGACGAACTCGTGACGAGCGGCCTCGACGGCGTCTATCCGCCCGGATTGCGGGTCGCGAAGGTGCTGCGCGTCGACAAACAGGCGGACACGGCATTCGCGCGCGTCGTCTGCGTGCCGATCGCCGCGGTGCGGGGTGCGCGCCAGTTGCTCGTGCTGCACTACAACGTGAACGTGCCGCCGAACCCGATCGAAGTGGAAGCGGCCGCCGCCGCCAAGGAAGCGAAGGAAAACAAGGGCAAGAAGAAGCCGGCGGCCAAGGCCGCGGCAACTGCCGCGGGCGCGAGTGGCGCGTCGGCGGCGGTCGCGGGCTCGGCGGCGGTGGCAGGCTCGGCAGCAGTGGCGGGCTCGGCGCCCGCTGCAAGCTCGGCGCCCGTCGCTGCCGCAAAGCCCGCTGAAAAACCCGCGGCCAAGGCCGCGGCGCCCAAAACGGCATCGGGCGCGGCGGCGAAGCCTTCGAGGAAGGCGCACATGCCCAAGCCCGCTTCTTCGGGGGCCGCACAATGA
- a CDS encoding rod shape-determining protein — MFGFLRSYFSNDLAIDLGTANTLIYMRGKGIVLDEPSVVSIRQEGGPNGKKTIQAVGKEAKQMLGKVPGNIEAIRPMKDGVIADFTVTEQMIKQFIKTAHESRMFSPSPRIIICVPCGSTQVERRAIKEAAHGAGASQVYLIEEPMAAAIGAGLPVSEATGSMVVDIGGGTTEVGVISLGGIVYKGSVRVGGDKFDEAIVNYIRRNYGMLIGEQTAEAIKKEIGSAFPGSEVKEMEVKGRNLSEGIPRSFTISSNEILEALTDPLNQIVSSVKIALEQTPPELGADIAERGMMLTGGGALLRDLDRLLAEETGLPVLVAEDPLTCVVRGSGMALERMDKLGSIFSYE, encoded by the coding sequence ATGTTTGGTTTTTTGCGCAGCTATTTTTCGAACGACTTGGCGATCGACCTCGGCACCGCCAACACGCTTATCTACATGCGCGGCAAGGGCATTGTTCTCGATGAGCCTTCGGTCGTTTCCATCCGCCAGGAAGGCGGTCCCAACGGCAAGAAGACCATTCAGGCGGTCGGGAAGGAAGCCAAGCAGATGCTTGGTAAGGTGCCGGGCAATATCGAGGCCATCCGCCCGATGAAGGACGGCGTCATCGCCGACTTCACCGTGACCGAACAGATGATCAAGCAGTTCATCAAGACCGCTCACGAATCCCGCATGTTCTCGCCGTCGCCGCGCATCATCATCTGCGTGCCGTGCGGCTCCACTCAGGTCGAGCGCCGCGCCATCAAGGAAGCGGCTCACGGCGCGGGTGCGTCGCAGGTCTATCTGATCGAGGAGCCGATGGCAGCCGCGATCGGCGCGGGCCTGCCGGTGTCGGAAGCCACGGGCTCGATGGTCGTCGACATCGGCGGCGGCACGACCGAAGTCGGCGTGATCTCGCTGGGCGGTATCGTGTACAAGGGTTCGGTGCGCGTGGGCGGCGACAAGTTCGACGAAGCCATCGTCAACTACATCCGCCGGAATTACGGCATGCTGATCGGTGAGCAGACCGCCGAAGCCATCAAGAAGGAAATCGGTTCGGCGTTCCCCGGCTCCGAAGTGAAGGAAATGGAAGTCAAGGGCCGCAATCTGTCCGAAGGCATTCCGCGCAGCTTCACTATTTCGAGCAATGAAATTCTCGAAGCCCTGACGGACCCGCTGAACCAGATCGTGTCGTCGGTGAAGATCGCGCTGGAACAGACGCCGCCGGAACTGGGCGCCGACATCGCCGAGCGCGGCATGATGCTGACGGGCGGCGGCGCGTTGCTGCGCGACCTCGACCGCCTGCTCGCCGAGGAAACCGGCCTGCCGGTGCTCGTCGCCGAAGATCCGCTGACTTGTGTGGTGCGTGGCTCGGGCATGGCGCTCGAACGCATGGACAAGCTCGGCAGCATCTTCTCGTACGAGTGA
- the gatC gene encoding Asp-tRNA(Asn)/Glu-tRNA(Gln) amidotransferase subunit GatC — MSLTLTDVKRIAHLARLELPDHEAEPTLARLNDFFGLVEQMQAVDTTGIEPLAHPIEQIEEVALRLRNDAVSERIEREEFQRSAPAVQDGLYLVPKVIE; from the coding sequence ATGTCTTTGACCCTGACCGACGTAAAACGCATCGCGCATCTGGCGCGGCTTGAACTGCCCGACCACGAGGCCGAACCCACGCTTGCGCGGCTCAACGACTTTTTCGGTCTCGTCGAGCAAATGCAGGCTGTCGACACGACCGGCATCGAGCCGCTTGCGCACCCGATCGAGCAGATCGAGGAAGTCGCGCTGCGTCTGCGTAACGACGCAGTCTCTGAGCGTATCGAGCGCGAAGAGTTCCAGCGTTCGGCGCCCGCCGTGCAGGACGGGCTCTATCTCGTGCCGAAGGTGATCGAGTAA
- the gatA gene encoding Asp-tRNA(Asn)/Glu-tRNA(Gln) amidotransferase subunit GatA, with the protein MHQKSLTELRTALDSKDISAVELAQTYLQRIEAAKGLNAFIGVDRELTLEQAKTADALIAQGNAGALTGLPIAHKDVFVTRGWASTAGSHMLENYASPFDATVVDRLKNAGMVCLGKTNMDEFAMGSSNENSYFGAVQNPWDLKAVPGGSSGGSAAAVAARLAPAATGTDTGGSIRQPASFTGITGIKPTYGRVSRYGMIAFASSLDQGGPMAQSAADCALLLNAMSGFDERDSTSLQRENEDYTRHLGQAWTSGGDASKPLAGLRIGMPKEYFGAGLAGDVRAAIDTALKQYEALGATLVDVSLPKTELSIPVYYIIAPAEASSNLSRFDGVRYGHRAAQYGDLLDMYKKSRAEGFGPEVKRRILVGTYVLSHGYYDAYYLQAQKIRRIIARDFQEAFKQCDVIMGPVAPSVAWNLGEKTDDPVQMYLADIYTLSVSLAGLPGMSVPCGFGAGANANRPVGLQIIGNYFNEARMLQVADAFQRATDWHRQAPSASGV; encoded by the coding sequence ATGCATCAAAAAAGCTTGACCGAATTGCGCACCGCGCTCGACTCGAAGGACATTTCCGCAGTCGAGCTGGCGCAGACTTATCTGCAACGCATCGAGGCCGCGAAGGGCCTGAATGCGTTCATCGGCGTCGATCGCGAACTCACGCTCGAACAGGCGAAAACCGCCGACGCGCTTATCGCGCAAGGCAATGCGGGCGCGCTCACCGGCCTGCCCATCGCGCACAAGGACGTGTTCGTCACGCGCGGCTGGGCGTCCACGGCGGGCTCGCACATGCTCGAAAACTACGCGAGCCCGTTCGATGCCACCGTCGTCGACCGGCTGAAGAACGCCGGTATGGTCTGCCTCGGCAAGACCAACATGGACGAGTTCGCCATGGGCTCGTCCAATGAGAATTCGTACTTTGGCGCAGTGCAAAATCCGTGGGACCTGAAGGCCGTGCCGGGCGGCTCGTCGGGCGGCTCGGCGGCAGCCGTGGCCGCGCGTCTCGCGCCTGCAGCAACCGGCACCGACACCGGCGGCTCCATTCGCCAGCCGGCGTCGTTTACCGGCATCACCGGCATCAAGCCGACTTACGGGCGCGTGTCGCGCTACGGCATGATCGCGTTCGCGTCGTCGCTGGATCAGGGCGGGCCGATGGCGCAAAGCGCCGCCGACTGCGCGCTGCTGCTCAACGCCATGTCCGGTTTCGACGAGCGCGACTCGACCAGCCTGCAACGCGAGAACGAAGACTACACGCGCCATTTGGGCCAGGCGTGGACTTCGGGCGGCGACGCTTCGAAGCCGCTCGCGGGCCTGCGCATCGGCATGCCGAAGGAGTACTTCGGCGCCGGTCTCGCGGGTGACGTGCGTGCCGCCATCGACACCGCGTTGAAGCAATACGAAGCGCTCGGCGCCACGCTCGTCGACGTGTCGCTGCCGAAGACCGAGCTTTCGATTCCCGTGTACTACATCATCGCGCCGGCGGAGGCTTCGTCGAACCTGTCGCGCTTCGATGGCGTGCGCTACGGGCATCGCGCAGCGCAGTACGGCGACCTGCTCGACATGTACAAGAAGTCGCGCGCGGAAGGCTTCGGGCCGGAAGTGAAGCGCCGCATTCTGGTGGGCACCTACGTGCTCTCGCACGGCTATTACGACGCGTACTACCTCCAGGCGCAGAAGATTCGCCGCATCATCGCGCGCGACTTCCAGGAAGCGTTCAAACAGTGCGACGTCATCATGGGACCGGTCGCGCCGTCGGTTGCGTGGAATCTCGGCGAGAAGACCGACGACCCTGTGCAGATGTATCTCGCTGACATTTACACGCTCTCCGTGAGCCTCGCGGGTCTGCCCGGCATGAGCGTGCCGTGCGGTTTCGGCGCGGGTGCGAACGCGAATCGTCCGGTCGGCCTGCAGATCATCGGCAACTATTTCAACGAAGCCCGGATGCTCCAGGTCGCCGACGCGTTCCAGCGCGCGACCGACTGGCACCGTCAGGCACCATCGGCATCGGGAGTGTGA
- the gatB gene encoding Asp-tRNA(Asn)/Glu-tRNA(Gln) amidotransferase subunit GatB translates to MQWEVVIGLETHAQLSTVSKIFSGAPTQFGASPNSQASPVDLALPGVLPVMNRGAVERAIRFGLSIGAHIAPRSIFARKNYFYPDLPKGYQISQYEIPVVQGGQITIQVPANEKAGKEAYSKTVNLTRAHLEEDAGKSLHEDFAGMTGIDLNRAGTPLLEIVTEPEMRSAAEAVAYAKALHGLVMWLGICDGNMQEGSFRCDANVSVRPVGQQAFGTRAEIKNLNSFRFLEEAIQYEVRRQIELIEDGGTVVQETRLYDPDKRETRSMRSKEDAHDYRYFPDPDLMPLVIEPSWIERVKGEMPELPADMQKRFVDTYGLTPYDAGVLTSSKAMASYFEALVQKAGAGQAKIAANWIMGDVSAQLNRESLDIADSPVSAAQLALVIQRIADGTISNKIAKDIFQAIWDEKATDEGAADRIIEAKGLKQISDTGALEAIIDEVLAANQKSVEEFRAGKEKAFNALIGQAMKATKGKANPQQVNELLKKKLS, encoded by the coding sequence ATGCAGTGGGAAGTCGTCATCGGTCTGGAAACGCACGCGCAGTTATCCACCGTCTCCAAGATTTTTTCGGGCGCGCCCACGCAGTTCGGCGCAAGCCCGAACTCGCAGGCAAGCCCCGTCGATCTCGCGCTGCCCGGCGTGCTGCCGGTGATGAACCGCGGCGCTGTCGAGCGCGCGATTCGCTTCGGCTTGTCGATCGGTGCGCATATCGCGCCGCGCAGCATCTTCGCGCGCAAGAACTACTTCTATCCGGATCTGCCGAAGGGCTATCAGATCAGCCAGTACGAGATTCCGGTCGTGCAGGGCGGGCAGATCACCATCCAGGTTCCGGCCAACGAAAAGGCGGGCAAGGAAGCGTATTCGAAGACCGTGAATCTCACGCGTGCGCACCTCGAAGAGGACGCGGGCAAGTCGCTGCATGAAGACTTCGCGGGCATGACGGGCATCGACCTGAACCGCGCGGGCACGCCGTTGCTCGAAATCGTCACCGAGCCGGAAATGCGCAGCGCGGCCGAAGCGGTCGCGTATGCGAAGGCGCTGCATGGCCTCGTCATGTGGCTCGGCATCTGCGACGGCAACATGCAGGAAGGCTCGTTCCGCTGCGACGCCAACGTGTCGGTGCGGCCGGTCGGCCAGCAGGCGTTCGGCACGCGCGCCGAGATCAAGAACCTGAACTCGTTCCGCTTCCTCGAAGAAGCGATTCAATACGAAGTGCGCCGTCAGATCGAGCTGATCGAAGACGGCGGCACGGTGGTTCAGGAAACGCGTCTGTACGATCCGGACAAGCGCGAAACCCGCTCGATGCGCAGCAAGGAAGATGCGCACGATTACCGCTATTTCCCCGATCCGGATCTGATGCCGCTCGTGATCGAACCGTCCTGGATCGAGCGCGTGAAGGGCGAGATGCCCGAGCTTCCGGCGGACATGCAGAAGCGTTTCGTCGACACCTACGGCCTCACGCCGTATGACGCGGGCGTGCTGACTTCGTCGAAGGCGATGGCATCGTACTTCGAAGCGCTCGTGCAGAAGGCCGGCGCGGGTCAGGCGAAGATCGCCGCGAACTGGATCATGGGCGACGTCTCCGCGCAACTGAACCGCGAATCGCTCGATATCGCTGATTCGCCGGTGTCGGCGGCGCAGCTCGCGCTGGTCATTCAGCGCATCGCCGACGGCACCATCTCCAACAAGATCGCGAAGGACATCTTCCAGGCGATCTGGGACGAGAAGGCGACGGACGAAGGCGCGGCGGACCGCATCATCGAGGCGAAGGGGCTCAAGCAGATTTCGGATACCGGCGCGCTCGAAGCGATCATCGACGAAGTGCTCGCCGCCAATCAGAAATCGGTCGAGGAATTCCGCGCGGGCAAGGAGAAGGCGTTCAACGCGCTGATCGGCCAGGCGATGAAGGCGACCAAGGGCAAGGCCAATCCGCAGCAGGTCAACGAACTGCTGAAGAAAAAGCTATCCTGA
- a CDS encoding PPK2 family polyphosphate kinase, which yields MAKKPELDDFRVPFFDAGKKLKPFDLSAVDPSAKPFSLGSKDADRERLAAIGAQLDDLQEKLHAQRRQRVLLVLQGMDTSGKDGTVRAVFHDVDPLGLRIVPFRAPSEREAAHDFLWRVHAQAPMAGEFAIFNRSHYEDVLVPRVLKQIDGDECERRYRHMRDFESLLADSGTTVVKCFLHISKEEQRERLQARIDDPTKHWKFDVSDLEARKQWDAYQDAYADAIGATSTEYAPWYIIPADSKTHRNVMIAELLLRTMQDMKLEFPPAKESLKGVKVE from the coding sequence ATGGCAAAGAAACCTGAGCTGGACGACTTCCGCGTACCTTTTTTCGACGCCGGCAAGAAGCTGAAGCCATTCGATCTGAGCGCGGTCGATCCGTCCGCGAAGCCGTTTTCGCTCGGCTCGAAAGACGCGGACCGCGAACGGCTGGCGGCCATCGGCGCGCAACTCGACGACCTGCAGGAGAAGCTGCACGCACAGCGGCGCCAGCGCGTGCTGCTGGTGTTGCAGGGCATGGACACGAGCGGCAAGGACGGCACCGTGCGCGCGGTGTTTCACGATGTCGATCCACTCGGCCTGCGTATCGTGCCGTTTCGCGCGCCGTCCGAACGCGAGGCCGCGCACGATTTCCTCTGGCGCGTGCACGCGCAGGCGCCGATGGCCGGCGAATTCGCGATCTTCAATCGCAGTCACTACGAGGACGTGCTCGTGCCGCGCGTGCTGAAGCAGATCGACGGCGACGAATGCGAGCGCCGTTATCGGCACATGCGCGATTTCGAGTCGCTGCTCGCGGACAGCGGCACGACCGTCGTCAAATGCTTCCTGCATATTTCGAAGGAAGAGCAGCGCGAGCGGTTGCAGGCGCGCATCGACGATCCGACCAAACACTGGAAGTTCGACGTCTCCGATCTCGAAGCGCGCAAGCAATGGGACGCGTATCAGGACGCGTACGCGGACGCGATCGGCGCGACCTCGACCGAATACGCGCCGTGGTACATCATTCCGGCCGACTCGAAGACGCATCGCAACGTGATGATCGCCGAACTGCTGTTGCGCACGATGCAGGACATGAAGCTCGAATTCCCGCCGGCCAAGGAATCGCTCAAGGGCGTGAAGGTCGAATAA
- a CDS encoding exodeoxyribonuclease III, producing MFRVITANLNGIRSAAKKGFFDWFGEQKSDVVCVQEIKCSQDDLTPEFLAPHGFQGYFQHAVKKGYSGAGLYTRHEPDDVIIGFGSEEFDPEGRYVEARFGKLSVVSVYVPSGSSGDERQQAKYRFMDEFMPHLDALSKEREVIVCGDVNIVHKEIDIKNWKSNQKNSGCLPDERAWLTKLFDDVGYVDVFRTLDQRPEQYTWWSNRGQAYAKNVGWRIDYQIATQEVAATAKKTSIFRDIKFSDHAPLTIDYDWKLAKAKK from the coding sequence ATGTTTCGCGTGATTACCGCCAATCTGAACGGCATCCGTTCGGCCGCCAAGAAAGGGTTCTTCGACTGGTTCGGCGAACAGAAATCCGACGTCGTGTGCGTGCAGGAAATCAAATGCTCGCAGGACGATCTGACGCCCGAATTTCTCGCGCCACACGGTTTTCAGGGCTATTTCCAGCATGCGGTGAAGAAGGGTTACAGCGGCGCGGGCCTGTACACGCGCCACGAACCGGATGACGTGATCATCGGTTTCGGCTCGGAAGAGTTCGATCCGGAAGGGCGCTACGTGGAAGCGCGCTTCGGCAAGCTGTCGGTGGTGTCGGTGTATGTGCCGTCGGGATCGAGCGGCGACGAGCGTCAGCAGGCGAAATATCGCTTCATGGACGAGTTCATGCCGCACCTCGACGCGCTTTCGAAAGAGCGCGAAGTGATTGTGTGCGGCGACGTGAACATCGTGCACAAGGAAATCGACATCAAGAACTGGAAGAGCAATCAGAAGAACTCAGGCTGCCTGCCTGACGAGCGCGCGTGGCTCACGAAGCTGTTCGACGATGTCGGCTATGTCGATGTCTTCCGCACGCTCGACCAGCGGCCCGAGCAATACACGTGGTGGAGCAATCGCGGTCAGGCGTATGCGAAGAATGTGGGGTGGCGTATCGATTATCAGATCGCGACGCAGGAAGTCGCCGCGACTGCGAAGAAGACGTCGATCTTTCGGGACATCAAGTTCAGCGATCATGCGCCGCTGACGATCGATTACGACTGGAAGCTCGCGAAGGCGAAGAAGTAA
- a CDS encoding M48 family metallopeptidase encodes MTVSFKFRASVCAWALASLAPVSAHAQDEQKTPPPYTAPNNQIRFGNTALFRNLIAPATLETQAAGEYAQIIHDAERDKTLLPDTNPLVKRVREIANHEIPFALKWNDRAKNWKWEINVIKSPDERMYCLPGGKIVVYSGLIDKLRLNDNEIGMMIGHEIAHALREHARERLGRQQAAQLGAGGMPQLFGFSNYSSQQPDIGDELLSMRYSPADEIEADVIGSEIASRAGYDPRAAVTLWNKIDSGTRRADAGFIWMHPYGPDRRQDLLKRMPDMMPLYAKALGKTIDQLPNYAGMGRFKKSGR; translated from the coding sequence ATGACGGTTTCCTTCAAGTTTCGCGCCTCGGTTTGCGCATGGGCACTGGCGTCGCTCGCGCCCGTGTCCGCGCACGCTCAGGACGAACAGAAGACGCCGCCGCCATACACCGCACCCAACAACCAGATCCGTTTCGGCAATACGGCGCTGTTTCGTAATCTGATTGCACCCGCGACGCTGGAGACGCAGGCGGCCGGGGAATATGCGCAGATCATCCACGATGCCGAGCGCGACAAAACGCTGCTTCCGGACACCAATCCGCTCGTGAAGCGCGTGCGCGAGATCGCGAATCACGAGATTCCGTTCGCGCTCAAGTGGAACGATCGCGCGAAGAACTGGAAGTGGGAAATCAACGTCATCAAGTCGCCCGACGAGCGCATGTATTGCCTGCCGGGCGGGAAGATCGTCGTGTATAGCGGGCTTATCGACAAGCTGCGTCTGAACGACAACGAGATCGGCATGATGATCGGCCACGAAATCGCGCACGCGCTGCGCGAGCATGCGCGCGAGCGGCTCGGCCGGCAGCAGGCCGCGCAACTCGGCGCCGGCGGCATGCCGCAACTGTTCGGCTTCTCGAATTATTCGTCGCAGCAGCCGGATATCGGCGATGAACTGCTGTCGATGCGCTATTCCCCCGCCGACGAAATCGAAGCCGATGTGATCGGCAGCGAGATCGCCTCGCGCGCGGGTTACGATCCGCGCGCGGCCGTCACGCTGTGGAACAAGATCGATTCCGGCACGCGCCGCGCGGATGCCGGCTTTATCTGGATGCATCCGTACGGGCCGGATCGGCGGCAGGATTTGCTCAAGCGCATGCCGGACATGATGCCGCTCTATGCGAAGGCGCTCGGCAAGACGATCGATCAGTTGCCGAATTATGCGGGCATGGGGCGGTTCAAGAAGAGCGGGCGCTAG
- a CDS encoding AmpG family muropeptide MFS transporter, protein MPDKPHEAPALTAHEDHPGWRAFLNTRILICVFLGFTSGLPLFTLFSLLQAWLTTAHVNVKEIGLFALIGLPYTWKFVWSPLMDRYVPRFPGWSPGRRRGWMFLTQVLVMVAIGSFGFFSPEQNLWAVAAVAALVAFFGASQDIVIDAYRRELLADTEQGLGNAVHVNAYKVAGLVPGSLSLILASFFPWKTVFIITAAFMLPGLVMTLVVKEPAIHGAPPKSLREAIVEPFHEFVTRDGWRAALLVLSFIFLYKLGDTMATALATKFFLDIGFSLAQIGVIAKAVAFWASIAGGLLGGICLVKIGIARGLWIFGFLQIIATLGFAWLAKIGPSPVALAVLYGFETFATGLTLATFTAYIASTTDPRYTATQFALFTSLAAVPRTFAAAGSGFIVSETGWFPYFMVCVVLSIPGMLLLPKIAPWRTQR, encoded by the coding sequence ATGCCCGATAAGCCACACGAGGCGCCCGCTCTAACTGCTCACGAAGATCATCCCGGCTGGCGCGCGTTTCTCAACACGCGCATTCTCATTTGCGTCTTTCTCGGCTTTACGTCGGGATTGCCGCTGTTCACGCTCTTCAGCCTGCTGCAGGCGTGGCTCACGACCGCGCACGTCAACGTCAAGGAAATCGGCCTCTTCGCGCTGATCGGCCTGCCGTATACGTGGAAATTCGTCTGGTCGCCGCTGATGGACCGCTACGTGCCGCGCTTTCCGGGCTGGAGTCCCGGGCGGCGGCGCGGCTGGATGTTCCTCACGCAAGTGCTGGTGATGGTGGCGATCGGCTCGTTCGGCTTCTTTTCGCCGGAGCAGAATCTGTGGGCGGTCGCGGCGGTGGCGGCGCTCGTCGCGTTTTTCGGCGCGAGTCAGGATATCGTCATCGACGCCTATCGCCGCGAACTGCTCGCCGACACCGAACAGGGGCTCGGCAACGCGGTCCACGTCAACGCCTACAAGGTGGCAGGGCTCGTGCCCGGTTCGCTGTCGCTGATTCTCGCGAGCTTTTTTCCGTGGAAGACCGTGTTCATCATCACCGCGGCGTTCATGCTGCCGGGTCTCGTGATGACGCTCGTCGTCAAGGAACCGGCGATTCACGGCGCGCCGCCGAAAAGCCTGCGCGAGGCGATCGTCGAACCGTTCCACGAATTCGTCACGCGCGACGGCTGGCGGGCCGCGCTCCTCGTGCTCAGCTTCATCTTTCTCTACAAGCTCGGCGACACGATGGCGACCGCGCTCGCCACCAAGTTCTTCCTCGACATCGGCTTCTCGCTCGCGCAGATCGGCGTGATCGCGAAGGCGGTGGCGTTCTGGGCGAGCATCGCGGGCGGCCTGCTCGGCGGCATCTGTCTGGTGAAGATCGGCATTGCGCGCGGGCTGTGGATCTTCGGCTTTCTGCAGATCATCGCCACGCTCGGTTTCGCCTGGCTCGCGAAGATCGGGCCGTCGCCGGTGGCGCTCGCCGTGCTGTACGGCTTCGAAACCTTCGCGACGGGCCTCACGCTCGCGACCTTCACCGCGTATATCGCGAGCACCACCGATCCACGCTACACCGCGACGCAATTCGCGCTGTTCACGAGTCTCGCCGCCGTGCCGCGCACGTTCGCCGCGGCGGGCAGCGGCTTTATCGTGAGTGAAACGGGTTGGTTCCCGTACTTCATGGTCTGCGTCGTGCTGTCCATTCCGGGCATGCTACTGTTGCCGAAAATCGCGCCCTGGAGAACTCAACGATGA
- the metW gene encoding methionine biosynthesis protein MetW, with translation MNQNTLDSLALRSDFRAIARWVEPRSTVLDLGCGDGSLLSLLGEELEVKGYGIEINDAGVLACAQKGVNVIQQNLEDGLRLFEDDSFDFAILSQTLQTIHQTAAILRETVRVGRECIVSFPNFGYWQHRLSVIQGRMPVSKSLPYQWHNTPNVRVLTIKDFEALAPEVGIEILDRVVLHGGQSVRWGANWRGSLAVYRVKRR, from the coding sequence ATGAACCAGAACACTCTCGATTCGCTCGCGCTGCGCTCGGATTTCCGCGCGATCGCCCGCTGGGTCGAACCGCGCTCGACGGTGCTCGATCTCGGCTGCGGCGACGGCTCGCTGCTTTCGCTGCTCGGCGAAGAGCTCGAAGTGAAGGGCTACGGCATCGAGATCAACGATGCGGGCGTGCTCGCGTGCGCGCAAAAGGGCGTGAACGTGATCCAGCAGAATCTCGAAGACGGCCTGCGTCTCTTCGAGGACGACAGTTTCGATTTCGCGATTCTTTCGCAGACGCTGCAAACCATTCATCAGACCGCTGCGATCCTGCGCGAAACGGTGCGCGTGGGGCGGGAATGTATCGTGTCGTTTCCGAATTTCGGCTACTGGCAGCATCGGCTCTCGGTGATTCAGGGCCGCATGCCGGTGTCGAAATCGCTGCCGTATCAGTGGCATAACACGCCGAACGTGCGCGTGCTGACCATCAAGGATTTCGAGGCGCTGGCGCCGGAAGTCGGCATCGAGATTCTGGACCGCGTGGTGCTGCACGGCGGGCAGTCGGTCCGTTGGGGCGCGAACTGGCGTGGTAGTCTTGCGGTCTATCGCGTGAAGCGCCGGTGA